The following proteins are co-located in the Haloarcula marismortui ATCC 43049 genome:
- a CDS encoding DUF456 domain-containing protein, with the protein MSLLGLEALLFVLAFALLVGGVIGSLTPQVPGALVSLAGVYLYWVASGMTDPGTLLLALLTLVGLLTWAVDIAGGAVAARVGGASNWTAALAGVVALVLFFVTGPLGILLGVAGTVFVVEFYRQEDARGSAKAALVTTVGMLASGVVQALLTASILVTMIAVALL; encoded by the coding sequence ATGAGCCTGCTTGGCCTCGAAGCGCTGCTGTTCGTGCTCGCGTTCGCCCTGCTAGTCGGCGGTGTCATCGGTAGCCTCACGCCCCAAGTCCCCGGCGCGCTCGTCTCGCTCGCCGGCGTCTATCTCTACTGGGTCGCCAGCGGCATGACCGACCCCGGGACGCTCTTGCTGGCCCTGTTGACGCTGGTTGGCCTGCTGACGTGGGCCGTCGATATCGCGGGCGGAGCCGTTGCTGCACGCGTTGGCGGGGCGTCGAACTGGACGGCAGCCCTCGCCGGCGTCGTAGCGCTCGTTCTCTTTTTCGTCACCGGCCCGCTCGGCATCCTGCTGGGCGTCGCCGGGACGGTGTTCGTCGTCGAGTTCTATCGGCAGGAGGACGCCAGAGGGAGCGCGAAGGCCGCGCTGGTAACCACCGTCGGAATGCTGGCCTCCGGCGTCGTCCAGGCCTTGCTGACCGCGTCGATACTGGTCACCATGATTGCCGTCGCGCTTCTATGA
- a CDS encoding FAD-dependent monooxygenase, which yields MTDTAEKYEAVVVGCGPGGAAAAATLARNGVETLVLERGVDAGSKNVSGGLIYAEESAPYTIDGLFPDFREEAAERPVTENLIHNIAGDRVKSFDIGDLHHHDTAWADAVLRRKMDSWLAQQVHERTRETGGGLLTEVHVTGLLRERGEIVGVTTEELDPIKADIIVAADGVNSELARDAGLMDWDEPEEWFQGVKAVVDMEPEVINDRFDVASDDGAAHLFSGDLFDGVRGGGFLYTNESSLSIGTVFHLDSIAEERAEPHELLDSLLTHPLMAQWLGDEYDEREYSAKLVPDSKKAAHPSPHEDRLVLVGDAAGQMQAQGPIIKGMNHAVTAGALAAEAFADARARGDPSQAGKLYEKKLHDEGVMDKLRPTGYRVFGQLGELGPVDNLSNAIAESAVGRFGVRAAAGLLERAYSSPRLVSMIPDTKLPYVTLPTVIAEELGEPVTDENTVSPPDLGDRIGDLTYDVGDPHIELVDKSFEASGTAVTACPVSAEDFGGGCYRDEMVQTNGSEEHLVSLDTQPCVECGTCAIVADTEWEHPAGGKGVEFNQG from the coding sequence ATGACTGACACCGCCGAGAAGTACGAGGCAGTCGTCGTCGGCTGTGGCCCGGGCGGGGCCGCTGCGGCGGCGACGCTCGCCCGCAACGGCGTCGAAACGCTCGTCCTCGAACGCGGCGTCGACGCCGGGTCGAAGAACGTCTCGGGCGGGCTCATCTACGCCGAGGAGTCGGCACCCTACACCATCGACGGCCTGTTCCCGGACTTCCGCGAGGAAGCGGCGGAGCGGCCGGTGACGGAGAACCTCATCCACAATATCGCCGGCGACAGGGTGAAATCCTTCGACATCGGCGACCTGCATCACCACGACACGGCGTGGGCCGACGCGGTGTTGCGCCGGAAGATGGACTCCTGGCTCGCCCAGCAGGTCCACGAGCGCACCCGGGAGACCGGCGGCGGCCTGCTGACCGAGGTCCACGTCACCGGCCTGTTGCGCGAACGAGGCGAAATTGTCGGCGTGACGACAGAGGAGTTGGACCCCATCAAAGCCGACATCATCGTGGCGGCCGACGGCGTCAACTCCGAACTCGCCCGCGACGCCGGGCTGATGGACTGGGACGAGCCCGAAGAGTGGTTTCAGGGCGTCAAGGCAGTCGTCGACATGGAGCCGGAGGTCATCAACGACCGCTTCGACGTGGCCTCCGACGACGGCGCGGCCCACCTGTTCTCGGGCGACCTGTTCGACGGCGTCCGTGGTGGCGGCTTCCTCTACACCAATGAGTCCTCGCTGTCTATCGGCACCGTGTTCCACCTCGATTCCATCGCCGAGGAGCGGGCCGAGCCCCACGAACTGCTCGACAGCCTGCTCACGCATCCGCTCATGGCCCAGTGGCTCGGCGACGAATACGACGAGCGCGAGTACAGCGCGAAACTCGTCCCGGACTCGAAGAAGGCGGCCCATCCCTCGCCGCACGAGGACCGCCTCGTGCTGGTCGGCGACGCCGCCGGCCAGATGCAGGCACAGGGACCCATCATCAAGGGGATGAACCACGCGGTCACTGCCGGGGCGCTGGCCGCCGAGGCGTTCGCCGACGCGAGGGCACGCGGCGACCCGTCTCAGGCCGGCAAACTGTACGAGAAGAAGCTCCACGACGAGGGCGTGATGGACAAGCTCCGGCCGACCGGGTACAGGGTGTTCGGACAGCTCGGCGAACTCGGGCCTGTCGACAACCTCTCGAACGCTATCGCGGAGTCCGCCGTCGGCCGGTTCGGGGTCCGCGCGGCAGCCGGACTGCTCGAACGGGCCTACTCGTCACCGCGGTTGGTGTCGATGATTCCCGACACCAAACTGCCCTACGTGACGCTGCCGACGGTCATTGCCGAGGAACTGGGTGAGCCCGTGACCGACGAGAACACCGTCTCGCCACCCGACCTGGGTGACCGTATCGGCGACCTGACCTATGACGTGGGTGACCCGCACATCGAACTGGTCGACAAGTCCTTCGAGGCCTCGGGCACCGCCGTCACGGCCTGCCCGGTCAGCGCCGAAGACTTCGGCGGCGGCTGTTACCGCGACGAAATGGTCCAGACCAACGGCAGCGAGGAACACCTCGTGAGCCTCGACACCCAGCCCTGCGTCGAGTGTGGCACCTGTGCTATCGTCGCCGACACCGAGTGGGAACACCCCGCTGGCGGGAAAGGCGTGGAGTTCAACCAGGGGTGA
- a CDS encoding GNAT family N-acetyltransferase — MELTEPLQFDHEDRRDIYEYVESHGSVGPRGARSALQMDPRPFGHHVAILKRDGVLEEIDGELRVAYNDTVEEEFEADDIEFTIRQARQEDLTGLVGAIRAAIGGGEYVDAETVADVVDSEGVLLRHNELESRIFFVACINDDVVGWVHLKHPEVEKLSHTAELTLGVLERYRGHGIGSQLLARGTEWAASNGYEKLYNSVPSTNEDAIEFLEDHGWDTDAIREDHYKFGDEYADEVMMEIDL; from the coding sequence ATGGAGCTGACAGAGCCACTGCAGTTCGACCACGAGGACAGACGGGACATCTACGAGTACGTCGAATCACACGGGTCTGTAGGACCGAGAGGCGCTCGGTCGGCGCTACAGATGGACCCGCGACCGTTCGGCCATCACGTTGCGATACTCAAACGCGACGGCGTACTGGAGGAGATCGACGGGGAACTCCGCGTCGCCTACAACGACACCGTCGAGGAGGAGTTCGAGGCCGACGACATCGAGTTCACCATTCGGCAGGCCCGTCAGGAGGACCTGACCGGCCTTGTCGGGGCCATCCGAGCCGCTATCGGCGGCGGCGAGTACGTCGACGCGGAGACCGTCGCCGACGTGGTGGACAGCGAGGGCGTGCTGCTCCGGCACAACGAGCTGGAGTCACGCATCTTCTTCGTCGCCTGCATCAACGACGACGTGGTCGGGTGGGTCCACCTCAAACATCCCGAAGTTGAGAAGCTCAGTCACACGGCAGAGCTAACGCTGGGTGTGCTCGAACGGTATCGGGGCCATGGCATCGGCTCGCAGTTACTCGCCCGGGGCACCGAGTGGGCGGCGTCGAACGGCTACGAGAAGCTGTACAACTCTGTCCCATCGACGAACGAGGACGCAATCGAGTTCCTCGAAGACCACGGCTGGGACACTGACGCCATCCGTGAGGACCACTACAAGTTCGGCGACGAGTACGCCGACGAGGTGATGATGGAAATTGACCTCTAA
- a CDS encoding electron transfer flavoprotein subunit alpha/FixB family protein has protein sequence MPDIDPTEHEIAELGPKIKDVDDADELQAMLALEEDGEDRVPVKTLIKDRIEKVESDDDGEIDPEAVDLSDLTVADVANMVRDVDDADVLRDLLEREKAGQDRKTAKSQIESRIESVEGTEEAEGEAVTEVEYVPPEEKYPELDHPTNDKQWVEGTVGAEYRDMWVYCETQAGDLVDVSKEMLGKARELMNDYNAAYDEDERVVAVLIGAAASDHVEDVIAYGADLVVYHEDDRLDRFRHQPYTEIFCDMARAGGDLAADGREETEWKDYHEPRYTVFPATNNGRDLSALVQGELDSGLASDCSGLYIESAMISNPAKVGTAGDKKEFERVLHMKRPDFSGFEYSTILCIDKPHRDFHPQGASVIPGSFEMPDPDYERDGEVVDYGMDIDDDWFTVEVEEYDRLSGGVDLSGHDVIVAVGRGIGDDPTRGIEQALDLVDAFDDADLGLSRGVITSSYSFDGHVEQYVTEERQIGESGQEVEPDVYIAAGISGAIQHKVGCDESDTLIAVNTDPDADIRDFSDYLIEGDLFEVLPRLTEAVETGELGAMMEASDD, from the coding sequence ATGCCTGATATCGATCCCACGGAACACGAGATCGCCGAACTCGGACCGAAGATCAAGGACGTTGACGACGCCGACGAACTACAGGCGATGCTGGCACTGGAGGAAGACGGCGAGGACCGGGTTCCCGTCAAGACGCTTATCAAGGACCGCATCGAGAAGGTCGAAAGCGACGATGACGGCGAGATAGATCCGGAAGCCGTCGACCTCTCCGACCTTACTGTCGCCGATGTGGCGAACATGGTCCGAGACGTTGACGACGCCGACGTGCTCCGGGACCTGCTCGAACGCGAGAAAGCGGGCCAGGACCGGAAGACAGCGAAATCCCAGATAGAGAGTCGAATCGAATCCGTCGAGGGGACCGAAGAAGCCGAGGGCGAGGCGGTGACGGAGGTCGAGTACGTCCCGCCGGAAGAGAAGTACCCCGAACTCGACCACCCGACCAACGACAAGCAGTGGGTCGAGGGAACCGTCGGCGCGGAGTACCGCGATATGTGGGTCTACTGTGAGACGCAGGCCGGCGACCTCGTGGACGTTTCGAAGGAGATGCTCGGGAAGGCTCGGGAACTGATGAACGACTACAACGCGGCGTACGATGAGGACGAGCGCGTCGTCGCTGTGCTCATCGGGGCCGCCGCGAGCGACCACGTTGAAGATGTCATCGCCTACGGCGCGGATCTCGTCGTCTATCACGAGGACGACCGCCTTGATCGCTTCCGCCACCAGCCCTACACCGAAATCTTTTGTGACATGGCCAGAGCGGGTGGCGACCTGGCCGCCGATGGTCGTGAGGAGACCGAGTGGAAGGACTACCACGAACCGCGCTACACCGTCTTCCCGGCGACGAACAACGGTCGGGACCTTTCGGCGCTCGTTCAGGGGGAACTCGACTCAGGATTAGCGTCGGACTGTTCGGGGCTGTATATCGAGAGCGCGATGATATCCAACCCCGCGAAGGTTGGCACCGCCGGCGACAAGAAGGAGTTCGAGCGCGTGCTCCATATGAAGCGCCCGGACTTCTCCGGGTTCGAGTACTCGACGATTCTCTGTATCGACAAACCCCACCGGGATTTCCACCCACAAGGGGCGTCGGTGATTCCGGGGAGCTTCGAGATGCCCGACCCCGACTACGAACGCGACGGCGAGGTCGTCGACTACGGGATGGACATTGACGACGACTGGTTCACAGTCGAGGTCGAGGAGTACGACCGCCTCTCTGGCGGTGTCGACCTCTCCGGCCACGACGTGATTGTCGCCGTGGGCCGCGGTATCGGCGACGACCCGACGCGGGGCATCGAGCAGGCGCTGGACCTCGTCGACGCCTTCGACGACGCCGATCTGGGACTGTCCCGCGGAGTCATCACCTCATCATACTCTTTCGACGGCCACGTCGAGCAGTACGTCACCGAGGAGCGACAGATCGGCGAGTCCGGGCAGGAAGTCGAACCCGACGTGTACATCGCCGCAGGTATCTCCGGAGCGATTCAGCACAAGGTCGGCTGTGACGAGTCCGATACGCTCATCGCCGTCAACACCGACCCGGACGCCGATATCCGGGACTTCTCGGACTATCTCATCGAGGGCGACTTATTCGAGGTCTTGCCGCGCCTGACGGAGGCGGTCGAAACCGGTGAACTGGGTGCGATGATGGAGGCCAGCGATGACTGA
- a CDS encoding class I adenylate-forming enzyme family protein: protein MKREMLTTDFIDRAADIYDDVTGIVAHDGTEYTYAEVNERVNQLAHALSDRGVSKGSRVALLAPNTHYFIETLYATNKLGAVFVPLNYRLDPAKIEYILNDCEAATVIADYDFAEKVQPVRDDIPAETFIGYEPDRIDGEWEAYSGILDGQPTAEPDRPEMAEDDDASINYTSGTTGDPKGVVRTHRTESWHSLVLNQHMEIRDDDTYLWTLPMFHCNGWGHTYAITGTGGTHVCQRTFDAADTFRRVREYDVSFMCGAPTVLNKLIQHYRANDGDVVTQGDRDVRIATAGSAPATATIERVEDEFGWRIIHIYGLTETAPIITTSNSPRRIAERGRELKVKQGSETLCTDIRIVDEDGTDVPRDGATIGEVVVQGNQVMDRYLNKPEITEEAFNDRAEGYFHTGDLAAWDEDGMIQIMDRRKDIIISGGENISSIELEDELYDHPGVLKAAVIPTPSEDWGETPMAIVVPTADSDATEQDILEFLRERVASYKVPAGIDFRDSLPETATGKIQKYELREEYWQEQERMIGQE, encoded by the coding sequence ATGAAACGCGAGATGCTCACCACCGACTTCATCGACCGTGCAGCGGACATCTACGACGACGTGACCGGTATCGTCGCCCATGACGGCACCGAGTACACGTACGCGGAGGTAAACGAGCGGGTCAACCAGTTGGCACACGCGCTGTCGGACCGGGGCGTCTCAAAGGGGAGTCGCGTGGCCCTCCTCGCGCCGAACACACACTACTTCATCGAGACGCTGTACGCGACAAACAAACTCGGCGCGGTGTTCGTCCCGCTGAACTACCGGCTCGACCCCGCGAAAATCGAGTATATTCTGAACGACTGTGAAGCCGCGACGGTCATCGCCGACTACGACTTCGCGGAGAAGGTCCAGCCGGTACGGGACGACATCCCTGCGGAGACGTTCATCGGCTACGAGCCCGACCGTATCGACGGGGAGTGGGAGGCGTACAGCGGTATCCTCGATGGGCAGCCGACAGCCGAACCGGACCGACCGGAGATGGCCGAGGACGACGACGCCAGCATCAACTACACGTCCGGCACAACAGGGGACCCGAAGGGCGTGGTCAGGACCCATCGGACCGAAAGCTGGCACTCGCTGGTGCTCAATCAGCACATGGAGATACGCGACGACGACACGTACCTCTGGACGCTCCCGATGTTCCACTGCAACGGCTGGGGCCACACCTACGCTATCACCGGGACCGGCGGGACGCACGTCTGTCAGCGGACCTTCGACGCCGCGGACACCTTCCGTCGGGTCCGCGAGTACGACGTGTCGTTCATGTGTGGCGCGCCGACGGTGCTGAACAAGCTCATTCAGCACTACCGAGCAAACGACGGCGACGTAGTGACACAGGGGGACCGCGACGTGCGGATCGCGACGGCCGGCAGCGCCCCGGCGACGGCGACCATCGAGCGCGTCGAAGACGAGTTTGGCTGGCGAATCATCCACATCTACGGCCTGACCGAGACGGCCCCGATCATCACGACCAGCAACTCCCCGCGGCGTATCGCCGAACGGGGCCGTGAACTCAAGGTCAAGCAGGGCTCAGAGACGCTGTGTACCGACATCCGAATCGTCGACGAGGACGGGACCGACGTGCCACGCGACGGGGCGACGATCGGCGAGGTCGTGGTGCAGGGCAACCAGGTAATGGACCGCTATCTCAACAAACCCGAGATCACCGAGGAAGCATTCAACGACCGCGCCGAGGGGTACTTCCACACTGGGGACCTCGCGGCGTGGGACGAGGACGGGATGATACAGATCATGGACCGCCGGAAGGACATCATCATCTCTGGCGGCGAAAACATCTCCTCGATCGAACTGGAGGACGAACTGTACGACCACCCCGGTGTCCTGAAAGCCGCGGTCATTCCAACTCCGAGTGAGGACTGGGGCGAGACCCCGATGGCAATTGTCGTCCCGACGGCCGACAGCGACGCGACCGAACAGGATATCCTCGAATTCCTCAGAGAACGCGTCGCGAGCTACAAGGTCCCTGCAGGCATCGACTTCCGGGACTCGCTTCCTGAAACGGCGACTGGGAAAATCCAGAAGTACGAACTCCGCGAAGAGTACTGGCAAGAGCAGGAGCGGATGATCGGCCAGGAGTGA
- a CDS encoding LLM class flavin-dependent oxidoreductase: MHLGVVVPRVDDHSTIELAVEAEGHGYDSVWLNELWGASSVVELTDIATRTDDIEIGSAILNVFSRSPAVLAMTATTLDRVSDGRAVLGLGTSTARSIENMHSMEFERPVRRAHETIDIIKQLMTGDERVTYDGEAVSVRGVPPLDRDVPVYHAALGPANRRVVARLADGWLPHMIAFSELESAFDYIAETARDADRDPDDITVAPYVPAVVHEDSERATEELRQHIAYYVGSGEGYRRAVAETYPDRAERIADAWQAGDRGEATELVTDEMTADLGIAGTPEQAREKRDKIADRAVIDRLLLTVPQQVDGELARKTIRALGPN; the protein is encoded by the coding sequence ATGCATCTAGGAGTCGTCGTGCCACGCGTTGATGACCACAGCACAATCGAGCTGGCCGTCGAAGCCGAAGGACACGGCTACGATTCGGTCTGGCTGAACGAACTGTGGGGCGCTAGCTCCGTTGTCGAACTCACGGATATCGCGACACGGACCGACGATATCGAGATCGGCAGCGCGATACTCAACGTCTTCTCACGGTCACCGGCCGTGCTGGCGATGACAGCGACGACCCTCGACAGGGTCTCGGACGGACGGGCAGTGCTGGGGCTGGGAACGAGTACAGCCCGGTCCATCGAGAATATGCACAGCATGGAGTTCGAGCGACCGGTCCGTCGCGCCCACGAGACGATCGATATCATCAAACAACTCATGACGGGCGACGAGCGGGTGACCTACGACGGTGAGGCGGTCTCGGTCAGGGGCGTGCCGCCGCTAGACCGTGACGTGCCGGTGTACCACGCCGCCCTCGGGCCGGCGAACAGGCGAGTCGTCGCCAGACTCGCTGACGGCTGGCTGCCCCACATGATTGCGTTCTCCGAACTGGAGTCGGCGTTCGACTACATCGCAGAGACGGCACGCGACGCTGACCGGGACCCAGACGACATCACCGTTGCACCGTACGTGCCGGCAGTTGTCCACGAGGATTCCGAGCGAGCGACCGAGGAACTCCGGCAACACATCGCCTACTACGTCGGCAGCGGCGAGGGGTACCGCCGGGCTGTTGCGGAGACGTATCCGGACCGAGCGGAGCGCATCGCCGACGCCTGGCAGGCGGGTGACCGCGGCGAGGCGACGGAGCTCGTCACTGACGAAATGACGGCTGATCTCGGCATCGCCGGGACGCCGGAACAGGCGCGAGAGAAACGGGATAAAATTGCGGACAGAGCTGTCATCGACCGGCTTCTGCTAACTGTGCCACAGCAGGTCGACGGGGAGCTGGCTCGGAAGACAATTCGGGCGCTGGGGCCGAATTAG
- a CDS encoding NAD(P)H-dependent flavin oxidoreductase: MAPLQTPLCSEIGIDHPVVQAPVGSVSTPSLAAAVADAGGLGMLAMSWREADAIRDAYTDAANATDGVVGVNVVLDESTGVLSPSACLDACLDAGAPVVSFSFGDAGPYIDRVHEVGGTVMVTVASAAEARAAVDAGADVVVAQGREAGGHVQSDVTTMSLLPRVADGVPVPVVAAGGLGDGRGLAAALTLDADGGWFGTRFVATEESGAHEAYRQQIVDAPETATRFTDLFDRGWPDQPHRVLETDEVRQQAGADSGGESDGSDPEQIAQMPDGEPISRFADMPPLAGMTGDVEALPHYAGQSTGLAQDVRPAGEVVARLVSDARAALADASAAAE; this comes from the coding sequence ATGGCTCCCCTCCAGACCCCGCTCTGTTCCGAGATCGGTATCGACCACCCAGTCGTGCAGGCACCAGTCGGGAGCGTCTCGACGCCGTCCCTGGCCGCAGCAGTCGCTGACGCGGGCGGCCTCGGGATGCTGGCGATGTCGTGGCGTGAGGCCGACGCGATCCGAGACGCGTACACGGACGCTGCAAACGCGACTGACGGCGTGGTCGGCGTCAACGTCGTCCTCGACGAGTCCACAGGTGTGCTCTCGCCGTCGGCCTGTCTCGACGCCTGTCTGGACGCTGGCGCACCGGTTGTCTCCTTCTCATTTGGCGATGCCGGGCCGTACATCGACCGGGTCCACGAGGTCGGCGGGACGGTGATGGTCACGGTTGCCAGCGCTGCCGAGGCCAGGGCGGCCGTCGACGCCGGGGCCGACGTAGTGGTCGCACAGGGCCGGGAGGCTGGTGGCCACGTCCAGAGCGACGTGACGACGATGTCGTTGCTCCCGCGGGTGGCCGACGGGGTTCCGGTCCCGGTCGTCGCGGCCGGCGGTCTCGGGGATGGTCGCGGCCTCGCGGCGGCGCTGACGCTGGATGCTGACGGCGGCTGGTTCGGCACTCGGTTCGTGGCGACCGAAGAATCAGGCGCGCACGAGGCATACCGGCAACAAATCGTTGACGCGCCAGAGACGGCGACGCGGTTTACCGACCTGTTCGACCGGGGCTGGCCGGACCAGCCACACCGAGTCCTCGAAACCGACGAGGTCCGACAGCAGGCCGGTGCCGATTCAGGTGGGGAAAGCGACGGTAGCGACCCCGAACAAATTGCACAGATGCCCGACGGCGAGCCGATTAGTCGGTTTGCTGATATGCCCCCGCTTGCGGGGATGACCGGCGATGTCGAGGCCCTGCCACACTACGCCGGGCAAAGCACCGGTCTCGCACAGGACGTCCGGCCCGCCGGTGAGGTGGTGGCCCGTCTCGTCTCGGACGCGCGGGCCGCGCTGGCCGATGCGTCGGCGGCCGCGGAATAG
- the tmcA gene encoding tRNA(Met) cytidine acetyltransferase TmcA has protein sequence MPTTVSGPIKSVPGERRDRQVHTGASATTGMDIARSLRAEARRANERRLLVLAGDPDRTRERAATALDLADVPSAETTVVGPEPFLDCEHHDQSRAEELLGRTRTAVVFDAHEELRPDAVGRTVGAVDGGGLYVLLAPPLETWPEERDGFDASLAVPPFGVEDVSGHFRRRFVETLRAHRGIAIVDVDRGTVEQDGLTDPPPSRPVPSPTPPTDAWFRSETYAQCLTDDQRDAVQAFESLQTAGEAVVVEADRGRGKSSAAGLAAGNLAAADRDVLVTGPQYRSAAEVFVRAAHLLEAFGVDFTRDRSSDPQRLDVAGAGCVRYAPPDEAASLPDGPDVVIVDEAAALPVRRLEQFLDAPAVTFATTVHGYEGAGRGFSVRFRDRLAESDLAVTDVSMTTPIRYSDADPVEVWAFRALLLDARPPVDQLIEDATPETVEYRQLSAADLLADTHLLREVFGLLVLAHYRTEPSDLARLLDAPNLTVRALTHEGHVVAVALLAQEGGLSASTRATMYEGGRVRGNMLPDVLSTQLRDEAAGVPVGQRVLRIATHAAVRSRGLGSKLLSEIRAEFADHVDWVGVSYGATPELVRFWADNGYNTVHLATSRNATSGEYSVVMLDPCSDDAAALAARHREWFQDRIAAVLSDPLDDCDPDVVRAVLRATDGERPVSLSEWEWRLVAGVPGGASVLDTNPKPFRDLTRRHLSHPADATALSPREERLLVRKVLQAHPWSTVTEELAFVSERECMRTLGGIVERLTRLYGDPWVQEELDRHL, from the coding sequence ATGCCGACGACTGTGTCCGGTCCGATAAAAAGCGTACCTGGGGAGCGCCGTGACCGTCAGGTCCATACTGGCGCGTCCGCCACCACCGGTATGGACATCGCGCGCTCGCTTCGAGCGGAGGCCCGCCGCGCGAACGAGCGGCGGCTACTCGTTCTGGCGGGCGACCCCGACCGGACGCGGGAGCGAGCGGCAACAGCGCTCGATTTGGCGGACGTTCCCAGCGCGGAGACGACCGTCGTCGGTCCGGAGCCGTTCCTCGACTGTGAACACCACGACCAGTCCCGTGCCGAGGAGCTTCTCGGCCGGACGCGGACGGCTGTCGTCTTCGACGCCCACGAGGAACTGCGGCCGGACGCGGTCGGGCGGACCGTCGGTGCGGTCGACGGCGGCGGCCTCTACGTCCTCCTCGCGCCGCCGCTGGAGACGTGGCCCGAGGAACGCGATGGGTTCGACGCCTCGCTCGCAGTCCCGCCCTTCGGCGTCGAGGACGTGAGCGGCCACTTCCGCCGTCGGTTCGTCGAAACGTTGCGAGCACACCGAGGTATCGCTATCGTCGACGTCGACAGGGGCACTGTCGAGCAGGACGGCCTGACGGACCCGCCACCGAGCCGCCCGGTTCCAAGCCCGACCCCGCCAACCGACGCGTGGTTTCGCTCTGAGACCTACGCTCAGTGTCTCACCGACGACCAGCGCGACGCGGTCCAGGCGTTCGAGTCCCTGCAGACCGCCGGCGAGGCAGTCGTGGTCGAGGCCGACCGGGGGCGAGGGAAATCCAGCGCCGCCGGGCTGGCTGCCGGAAACCTCGCCGCGGCGGACAGGGACGTACTGGTGACCGGGCCGCAGTACCGGAGCGCCGCCGAGGTGTTCGTGCGGGCGGCACACCTGCTGGAGGCGTTCGGCGTCGACTTCACGCGCGACCGTTCGTCAGACCCCCAGCGGCTCGACGTTGCAGGGGCGGGCTGCGTGCGGTATGCGCCGCCGGACGAAGCGGCATCGCTTCCGGATGGTCCCGACGTGGTCATCGTCGACGAGGCCGCAGCCCTGCCGGTCCGGCGACTCGAACAGTTCCTCGACGCGCCAGCGGTCACCTTCGCCACGACCGTCCACGGCTACGAGGGGGCAGGCCGGGGCTTCTCCGTCCGGTTCCGTGACCGACTTGCCGAAAGCGACCTCGCCGTCACCGACGTGTCGATGACGACGCCGATTCGATACAGCGACGCCGACCCTGTGGAGGTGTGGGCGTTCCGGGCGCTGTTGCTGGACGCGCGCCCGCCGGTCGACCAGCTTATCGAAGACGCGACGCCGGAGACCGTGGAGTACCGACAGCTGTCGGCGGCTGACCTGCTCGCCGACACGCACCTGCTCCGGGAGGTGTTCGGCCTGCTCGTGCTGGCGCATTACCGGACGGAACCCTCGGACCTGGCCCGACTGCTTGATGCACCGAACCTCACCGTCCGGGCGCTGACCCACGAAGGCCACGTCGTTGCAGTGGCGTTGCTGGCACAGGAAGGCGGGCTCTCGGCGTCGACCCGGGCTACGATGTACGAAGGCGGACGCGTTCGCGGGAATATGCTCCCAGACGTGCTATCGACACAACTCCGGGACGAAGCCGCCGGGGTTCCGGTCGGCCAGCGAGTCCTCCGCATCGCAACCCACGCTGCGGTCCGGTCCCGTGGACTCGGCTCCAAACTCCTCTCGGAAATCAGAGCGGAGTTCGCCGACCATGTGGACTGGGTTGGGGTCAGCTACGGTGCAACGCCGGAACTCGTCCGCTTCTGGGCGGATAACGGCTACAACACCGTCCACCTCGCAACCTCACGGAACGCGACCAGCGGCGAGTACTCCGTCGTGATGCTCGACCCCTGTTCCGACGACGCGGCGGCGCTCGCGGCGCGCCACAGGGAGTGGTTTCAGGACCGAATCGCGGCGGTGCTGTCGGACCCACTCGACGACTGTGACCCCGACGTGGTTCGAGCCGTGCTTCGAGCGACCGACGGCGAGCGGCCGGTATCGCTCTCAGAGTGGGAATGGCGGCTGGTTGCCGGCGTCCCCGGCGGCGCGTCGGTTCTCGACACGAACCCGAAGCCGTTCCGTGACCTCACCCGCCGACACCTGTCGCACCCAGCCGACGCGACCGCGCTCTCGCCGCGGGAAGAACGCCTGCTTGTCCGAAAGGTCTTGCAGGCACATCCATGGTCAACTGTCACCGAGGAACTGGCGTTCGTCTCTGAGCGTGAGTGCATGCGTACCCTCGGCGGAATAGTCGAAAGGTTGACGCGTCTGTACGGCGACCCTTGGGTACAGGAGGAACTCGACAGACACCTATGA